The DNA region aaaaaaaaaaaaaaaaacacacccttCTCGGCAGTCCGGATTGGCAAGCGCGCCGCTCTCGCGAGAGCAAAGGCAGAAGGAGATGTGCGCCAACATCCCCCCCCAGCACTAATCAGGCTCCGTTGTTCGTTCGTTGCAGGAGCGACATGAAGAGCAAATCGACCAAGGACGACACGCACATGCACCGGTCGCGCACGAACCTGCTGAACGCGGACCGGGACATGTACGTGGAGGACGTGGACGAGCACGATCCGGAGTACCAGTCGCTGAAGcgcatccaccaccaccaccatcaccatcatgctggtggcggcggcggtggtggtgggggcggcggcggcggcggcggcggcggcaaacCGACCACGGACGATGCGCTGCCGATCGATGACGACTCGATGCGCCGGCACGAGATGGATCGGGGCAGCGATCTGAACTACGAGCGGCGCGGCAGCTTCAAACGGCAGGGACACGCGGTAAGCCTTGTACAGCATATCTGAAGGTTCGTTGTCTCACGTTGTGCTCTCCGCATTAGGCGGCTCCACAGCTGGTCGCGGACGACATTGAGCCGCGCGATCAGTACTTCATCAAGGACGGCAACGCGGAGATACTGCGGCTGATAACGCGCGGCCGCAACGAGGAGGAGAACATCTACGTCAACataccgcagcagcagcaggcgcagcagcagcagcagcgcgctgGCGTGGCCGCCCAGCCCAACCAGCCGCAGTACATCATGGTGGACAACGGCGGCAAGGAGATACTGATGCGCCGGTACATCGAGGAGCAGGCGAACGGGAAGCAGATCATCCGCGAGCACTACCAGCTGCTGCCGGGCACGACCTTCATCCAGACCATCCCGAACGAGGTGCCGGTGCGGCGGGGCGAACACGTGACCGAGGTGAAGATCGGTGCGGGCGCGGGCCGCAGCAAGGACCCGGCGGCGGACGGGGACGGCGACCCGGGCCGGCTGAAGCCGACCGTCTCGACCCACTCGCTGATGCACCAGGAGCTGGAGCACTCGCTCAAGCAGCAGAACGCGCTGCTCCGCCAGATACTGCTCGAGAAGGAGAAGCTCGAGGAGCGGTACAACCAGTACGAGCAGGCGCTCGAGACCCAGAGCCTGCCGTGCCAGtcgatggcggtggtggtggccgccACCCAGACCGACTGCGACACCGGCACGCAGACGGAGCCGAtgcgcggcggcggcggcggcggcggcggcgctgGGGGCTTCGGGGCCTCGGGCGGGTTCGGCCGGCGGCGCACCAAGAGCGAGAACGACGACTCGCTGTCGGAGGACGAGTACGAGTACGTGCGGTACAGCCCGCCGGACAGCCCGGACGGTGTGTACCTGATCAAGCGCCGGCGGCACCGCAAAAAGACGCTGAAGCACCGCACCGGCGGCAAGGGCGGGctgggcggcggcagcggcgagTACAGCGGTGGCGAGTCGACCGGCGAGCGCAAGTCGAACCGGCGCATCATCGTGGTCGAGTCGGTGAAGCGCAAAATCCGCACCCCGAtccaggaggaggaggacgagctgCACCACGGGCGCGAGCTGCGCCGGGAGGGACCGGGCGGCGGTGGGCACCGGCGGGGTGGGCAGGAAACGCGCACCAGCATACTGCGCCGCAAGCGCAACGAGGAGCTGTCGCGCAACGGCAAGGAGCCCGGGAAGGAGCAGCGGCTCAAGCGGGACGTGCTGATGGAAATCTCCGACTCGCTGCACGGGCCGGAGCAGCGGGGCCGGCGGGGCGGGGGTAACGGGGGCAATGGTGCGCCCGGGGCGGACGGGCGGCGCAAGAAGGTGTACCGCAAGAACGTCAAGTACTACGAGGACTCGGACGGCTCGGAGAaggaggtggtggtgcagAAGAACTACTTCTCCGCGGACAGCCTGGACGAGATGGCGTCCGACGTGGAGGACTACCGGTACTCGGTGACGAAGACGTCCAAGTCGGTGACGGTGTCGCCGAAGGCGTCGGTCGAGCAGCGGGTTTCGCGGCGCGACGACAAGACCGAAACGACCACGACCCGCATCCGGCTGACGACGTCCGAGTCGCCGAGCCGCCGGCAGGCGGCTGGGACGGGCGGTTCGGGGGCAATGGCGGGCTCGCAGGGCCCGAAGGGGCCCGCCCCCAAGCCGCCCCGCCTGAGCAAATCGGTGTCGAAGGAGGAGGACCTCAACGAACCggggggcggcggcggcggtggcggcggtggcggcgagGGACAGCAGCACGGGGTCAACCCGAAGTACATGGACTGGTACTACAACCTCAGCAAGGAGGGCGACTCGCTCGAGAAGCGGGACGGGCGCAAGAGGGACCGGGAGCCGGCCGGCGGGACGACGCTGCtcaccaccacgaccaccagctcgaccaccaccatcacgacCGGCGGCAGCCGCCGGAAGGGCGAGGGGGAGCCAGCCGCGGCCGCACCGGCCCCACCGGCCAAGGGCAAGCCGGAGCCGGCGCCCCGCACCAGCCCACCGAAGGAGGCCCGCCTGCTCAAGGAAGACATACAGCACGCGCGCAAGGTCGCCcagtcccagcagcagcagcagcagcagcagcagcagcagcagcagcagcaggaggcgGGCGGCAGCCACCCGCTGCTCCAGCACTCCGAGCACCGGTTCGAGGCGGAGTACGGGACCGGGCCGCCGGTCGTGCCGGCCCCGCCGGACAAGCTGCCCCACTACCTCTACCCCGAGACGCCACCGATCGTGAGCCGCGACAACAAGGTGCAGATCAAGATCGTCGACCagtcggcggcggcgacggcggccCCCGGGGCGAAGTCGAACGgtgccggcggcggcggcggcggcggcaccagCACCAAGAACGCGAAAACGCTCAACGTGTCCACGCTGGAGGACGATCACGATTCGGGCATCGCGATGAACTCGCTGCTCCACACCAAGGGCAAGCGGAACAAGATCGCGGACAAGAAGAGCATCTTCACCATCGCGTACGACGACGTGCGCATCCGGCAGATCCGGTCCGAGAGCGACACGCCCCCGTTCTCCTAACGGCGGGCGGGCAGCCTCCGGCGGCAGCGCCCGAAACCGTCCAGTGACTAGGCGCGCCGCagtacaaaacacaacaccggacgcagcagcagcggatcTAAGGCCCCTGTCACTACAGCGCTATGGTGTTCTAACAGTCCTCGGAGCCGCCTTAGTCTGCGTACCGTTAAAGCCGCCATTTGCAGACGCGGCACACCAGTTTCCAACTGCCATATTCTAGCAGTGTGTTCCGGGCGGCAATGCGCACCATAATcgagcagcagtagtagtatttgtagtggtagtagtagcagtagtagtagtcgtcgtcgtagcagcagtagtggtaGCAATCGTTCGTTTGAAGATCGCACTGATGCTCTTGTGCCGGATCGTTGTGATCGCGCGCGCCGCAATTTGTTAGGTTAGGTTTTTTAGTGAttccccccccacacacacacacacacacattcacacatacaaCCGTGCATCGCTCTTTCGGGTCATCCCGGAACGTCGCCCGTCATTCGTGCGATTAGAAAGGTTAAGGTTTGTTAGGTTTACGAACTCCATTGGAGTCTGTTAGGTAGCACCTTGGTAGTAGTGCCTTTGTGTATAGTAGCTCAGTCAACCTTCCAGATTACGTTAAACGGACGGGAAGTAGTGGCAGCCGCAGCACGTGTGTTTCATGTGATCCCCTACTTCGCCGTACCGTGTAGCCTAAGTTAATTCGTGCTTTGATGCGTTCCTTATATGCGTATATTGTAAaaagatacagagagagagagggatggagaagggagagagagatagatagagatagagagagagaatgtagGAAGAGTTTAAagttgtacattttttttggttagtgTATTAGTAGTTTCGCCTTTCGCACTATTCTTTACTTGTTCCTCGCCACCTTTCGCCTACTGTCACCACgcaaaaatgtgttgaaagaCTTATGCCGGATTCATGAACAGAACAGGCTTTCCGTCCACCTGTTTCAGTCGCTGATGCGCAACCCatttttctgttctgttccaCAGCGAAATGTAAATAGCCAGAATGCACGAAACGACGGCGATTGGCGTGTGCATGCgagagtgcgtgtgtgtgtctgtgtgggtgAGTGAGTATTGGGAGTAGCTGGAGCAGATCAACGCCATCATGTAGACACTGTCGATAGAAGAGGAAGGAGATAACTAAATGGATAATAGCGATATGTTAGGGATTACGGTTTTTGATCATGTTTAGTGAACTGGTTCCAATGTCCGATGGAGGTTGCCACCGTGCAGCTGGAAGAAGGCGATTAACGTGACCATCACGAATGTGGTACTCCGTACTGCATCGAAGTGGGCTCAGCGTGCAAGGCTGCATGGGAAGGATTACAGCAAAACAGCCACTGACACGGCATTTTCAAGAAATGGGGTTCTTCCAGCTCGGCAGGTAAATGGCAAAGTAGTAGTGCTGTCATTAGTAGGCCCTAGGCACGGAAACGGTTTAGCGATCATCTTGTTAGCAAGGAACTGTAGACACTTAGCAATTAGATAACTACTACTTCCTCCACACAATGTAGAGATAAAGGCAAGCAGAATTTGatagcgagaaagagatagagagtgagagagagagagagaaagagagagagagagagagagaggagagagaaaaatacgATACCTTACGTAGGTACGCAGAAAGGAAAGGTACAAGAATAGGTGAGCTAGTTTTATGCGATGATTCTGTAAGGCGGACAGATTTCTGGCAGGGGATTGAATGCgacaaatatcaaataaagaaaaatgtcTATTTTTTACACAAACTACACGAAAATTTTCTTACCGTTGAGGTAGTTGGGAAATACCGATTTGATTCTGTCTGTTCTTTCGAGGTTATCATTGGAACCGTTCTTGGTTCCTAAAAGTCCGGCTCTTTGAAATTGTTGCTCATTTGCTTCATTTAATTTGCTACCAAATCACTGCTAACTTCGTGTTGAAATATATCACattataattttaatgtaAACTATCAGTACTGTCTACCTGTTAACCATTTCGACATTTGTTTTGAGGTATTCAGCCGTATCGGGGAGCTCGTACGTTcccgggaacgttcgccgcgacgctcattttcactcatttcatagccctctatgatcaaaaattagaaaaccgtctAGGTTTCGTTCTGCCTAATCTAgcggtacaaccctgtccactcatgagcgacgaacgTTCTTCGACGAACGAGCTCCCCGATACGGCCGATTCTACCCATGAACTACCCATGATTTTTCGATCACGGTTGtagtgccaaagaagaagccAAGCCTGCGTTTGCTACGAGGAGACGGTCCCTATTAGGCTTAAACCCATGGCGGGCTTGttattcagccgtaccggcgaactcgttcgacgagaaacattcgtcgctcatgagtggacagggttgtaccactaggttggccAGAGTAAAATCTATAcgattttctaattttttatctagagggctatgaattgagtgaaaatgagcgtcgcggcgaacgttcccaggaacgaacgagttcgccggtatggCTGATTAAGacatacgagttgacgactgttccACGGGACTGTCCTATTGTGGGACTGTGCTACTTTATTGCCAGGGTTGTTTTGTGGCAGTCATACACATTCGTCCAGTTTGTGATCTGTTTTCCTAGACCTGTGAAGCTTAACCCTGTAGAAgcaagtaaaaataaaaggaaatacagtggagcgccgtttatccgggtaccttttatccggcttttcgtttatccgtgctgtttaGAAATGAcaattcaatacaaaagtgacattgcgttatgaggaggatatttgaaaaagcagttataagagcacattgtcataacaaaaaacactataattcatggcaaattttgaATATTCTCTTcgaaaaaacatgaagttcataaaaaactgggttattattatcaaaaaataagaaaaattttcaaaacataatcagaaattggtgataaaacatcatttgactcattatctgtgttattcgcttatccgggcaaggtcaagtcccgaacaaggataatgtatttagaaggttgatttttatcgcttttgctgggcgacattgtgggggacatctgtcactctctgcatacaaatttcattaccccgcaccagccctccccgatttttgtaccggagcccccggaagagaaatgtcaagtcgagaaatgtcattttgctctaaaCAACTtaaccttgtcatttattacaCCTTGGTCCCGaaaagcccggataaacggcgctcttCTGTAAATATCCAAGGCATGCGTGTGACATTGTTCGTACATGACAGTACATTTCGTGCTCGAATCTTTGATGTTGGATTTTGGAGACAAAATAACTCCATTGGAGCTAAAGCCTCTCAAAACTTtaccaaaaacaacatttcGCTGTTGAATCACACGCAAACTCATAAACTGCTCGAACACaccttgttttgtttacatcctTATGACGCGTCTACCGCTACGTCGTGTAGTCAGTGCTGCATCGCCGTCACTCTCCAACTGTCAGTGCCGCGACTGTCAAACAACGGTCACATATTCGCCTTTGTACACCTATCGCCAATCAAACGgtcaaacgaaacgaaaagtaGCAACGGAAAACCAACGTACGATTCCGCCCAAAGGTTTGTGCCTTCTACTGGGGGGAGAAAAAGGGTAACGCGGCGAAAACAAATCAAGTGCCGGGTCGTTCCGTTCCACCGTGCTGCGCGATGGACAGGCTCAAGGCAGAGAACGAGGAGCTGCGGCAGGAGCTGTACACGGTGAAGAAAAAGCTGCAGGTAGCCAAGCAGATCAGCACCGATCTGTCCGACGAGCTGGAACAGCAAGTGGCCAAATCGAACCGGCAGCTGGAACAAATGCGCACCGAGCACGCGACCCAGCTGAAGGCACAGGAGGCGCAAATAGAGCAGCTGAGCAAAGAGCTCGCAGCGCAACGCTCCGAGCCGCCGCAGCAGTGCCCGCCCGCGGACGGGCCCGTCCCCGAGCACATCGAGGAAACGCTCCGGATGGTGCAGGAAAAGTCGCTGCGCGCCAAGCAGGACTGGGAGGAGGACGAGCTGCAGTATCAGTCGGAAAtcgtgcagctgcagcagaagcTGACAACGGCCGACCGGAAGCTCACCGGTGCGCTGACCAACATTGCCGAGCTGAGCGAGGAGATCGAGCTGCTGCGGGAGCAGCTCGCGTCCAAGAAGGGCAACCTGGAGATCAAAGCGCAGGAGGCGGAGGAGCTGCGCGACCTGCTCGAAGCGACCCAGCAGCAGAACGGCATGCTGGCGGCGGAGCTGGCCGGTTTGCGCTCCAACTCGAACAGTGCACGTGAGTGTGAAGCGCTCGATCGCTTCAGTTCGGCCCTGCAACTGTGCCTAatatttctctttctctctttcgctgtAGTTGAGAAGGGAAATTCCTTGTTCCGGGAGGTGGCCGATCAGCGCAAACAGCTCATGCACAGGTACACCCAGCTGAAGCAGCGCTTCTTTCAACTTAAGAGCGAGCACGAAGACTGCCCGCGAGAGATCCGCACGCTCCGTATGGCGCAGCGCGAGTCCCAGACGCAGTACGAGCGGTGCGTCAAGCTGGTCCGGTCGGCGGAGTACTACAACGTGCAGGCGCTCCACGAGCAGATCAAGGATCTGACCGAGCAGCTGGCCCGGGCGGATCGGCGGGTGCGCCACCTGGAACACGAGATGGCCTCCAATAGCTTTGCATGGGTAAACGTACTCGTCGAGTACTATACGTAAGTTATCGTTTTCTTTCTagcatttgtttgcatttgctgttattttaattataattttaatcatATCAATTCGGCCAGTCTGtaaaattttgttaaatatttttagCGATCCAGTCGAGTCGAAAAATTTGACCCAATTGCTCTATGAAATATGCTTATTGTTTTAGAAGTCTGGTAGGAACAATCAATCGAGACGGTGCGATGAAATTGCAGTAAGCGTCAAATTGCCACACCAACTCTCGGGGATGGCTTTAAAATACGCTTTCAAAATACGGctttcaaaacatcaaaactaaAGCTTTTTCGGCACTTTCAAAACTAAAGATTTCTCAGCGATTTAATTCAGAGAATCTATTGCAATATAATGTCATTGGTTGGAATGACTCTTCTAGTTGACACCTTTCTATGGAAACCTCAATGCCGCGTATAGAATCGAGTTGGAAAAGGCCTTTTTTCCTTAGCAACTCTATACAACTCCAATTATTCGATTCATACAAAGGTTCACATCGATTTGATGCAAGCTTAGTCCGCGTTCGGATATTCAAATCTTTTAACGGATTAACGGACGTCTATCTAAACACGTCGAAGCTTAATTTATCGTCCAGTTTTGCATACATCAACAGCAAATGTATTATCTCACTATATTCcttcattatcattatcatccaGGCTTGTTCTCTGGCTTGTTGACTGTAATTTTGATACAAAATAAGGTTCAGGCCCTGCTAAAACGGATTCAGTTCATTCACAACTGAACAGCTATTCAATTTGAAGTTTCACTCTCGTTTGTCTAACGATTCTAGTGgcaccaaaaatgtatcaatttATTGCCGAAGCTTTTTAGTTTCCTGGTTCCTAAGTACTAAAACTGAttttcgctttgttttttgttttattgttttacacaGAAAAGAAATGGATACACTAAAAAGCTCGCTCTACTCCTACCAGCACAAGCACCGCCAAGCGATGGACATGCAGGAGGATGCGGTAAAGGAGGCATGGAAGTGGCGGCTGGAAGCACAGCGGATGAGGCTGAAAATGCTGCAGATCGAAGTGCCGCCGGCCCCGGCTGACATGACCGAAGGCGCCGGTTCGCCGACCTCCGACACAACGCTTGTGCCGCCGGCCCCGGCTGACATGACCGAAGGCGCCGGTTCGCCGACCTCCGACACAACGCTAGTGCCGCAGAGGGAGGTGCCGGACAGGGACGAACAGAGAGAAGGCAGCCCCAAGGATACGGTGGCA from Anopheles coluzzii chromosome X, AcolN3, whole genome shotgun sequence includes:
- the LOC120950297 gene encoding cadherin-86C isoform X5; the encoded protein is MTEQRPHRLARYVHCRSIVPSSINQSHIKMTRNGVTCAGAYSSTSGRRKRPDHTSPRIPLTLALLALAACWPEAAGLDPKFDPSTRMGLVLVPADATVGSVIYRLRASDEEFEYPLQFELVGDASSSTVQIETLPCTKFNSICQANVILTRRLEPGRYYDFQVSVKDTKGGMSVQSCSITATNFTTPHDVIFPHKAGIIMVPEDAKKGTELDYVLANKNPLFQKPVYLELWGSPLFGIRQKFISPETAEGTIFLLGQLDFEKQAMYHLTVLANDAYAEPGQDTRNIAGLEVVIIVEDVQDVPPVFTVAPPVTRLPAGLIPGDKVLQVHAEDGDKGVPREIRYGLVSEGNPFTSFFDINETSGEISLLRPLDDILALTHAGDPVLLTVIAEEVKVSRDEPPAMATTVQLAFFLPERSNSPPYFENDHYVARLDENAAPGTVLTFTDPYTPRVMDDDAGKNGVFSLTLLGNNGTFEISPNVAEGHANFVVRVRDSARLDYEAATYVHFQILAQELGPATNLSMLVNVTVYLADVNDNPPVFEQADYIVDLPENMTAGTRVVQVHATDVDTARLGGRVRYTQILGPHNTSLNLDPASGVVTVALNNHGFDREAMPEYHLYVEARDDDGIGNRAQVPLVIRLIDVNDETPAFEKPLYEFILAADLRNFTVPAFIRATDGDAEAPNNEVRYELIYGNYENKFFLHPITGELKLNGPLVPRTGGGGGGGQSVGGLRRRRQTGGSVASGGPPATGQKESDVFVLTARAFDLGVPVRYSTATIRVYPPESRTRTVTFIVPGSDPDRKKVQDTLADITGGRVIIQEVRPYRTGDGGIPTDLIGGGGGGGSGGGAERSVVIATILYDADSVVDIAKIQQRLSINGTVTNIISQEERSAILYKAENRVLFWLLIFLAILLALGILTLLLCCICPRCPLNATNRSDMKSKSTKDDTHMHRSRTNLLNADRDMYVEDVDEHDPEYQSLKRIHHHHHHHHAGGGGGGGGGGGGGGGGGKPTTDDALPIDDDSMRRHEMDRGSDLNYERRGSFKRQGHAAAPQLVADDIEPRDQYFIKDGNAEILRLITRGRNEEENIYVNIPQQQQAQQQQQRAGVAAQPNQPQYIMVDNGGKEILMRRYIEEQANGKQIIREHYQLLPGTTFIQTIPNEVPVRRGEHVTEVKIGAGAGRSKDPAADGDGDPGRLKPTVSTHSLMHQELEHSLKQQNALLRQILLEKEKLEERYNQYEQALETQSLPCQSMAVVVAATQTDCDTGTQTEPMRGGGGGGGGAGGFGASGGFGRRRTKSENDDSLSEDEYEYVRYSPPDSPDGVYLIKRRRHRKKTLKHRTGGKGGLGGGSGEYSGGESTGERKSNRRIIVVESVKRKIRTPIQEEEDELHHGRELRREGPGGGGHRRGGQETRTSILRRKRNEELSRNGKEPGKEQRLKRDVLMEISDSLHGPEQRGRRGGGNGGNGAPGADGRRKKVYRKNVKYYEDSDGSEKEVVVQKNYFSADSLDEMASDVEDYRYSVTKTSKSVTVSPKASVEQRVSRRDDKTETTTTRIRLTTSESPSRRQAAGTGGSGAMAGSQGPKGPAPKPPRLSKSVSKEEDLNEPGGGGGGGGGGGEGQQHGVNPKYMDWYYNLSKEGDSLEKRDGRKRDREPAGGTTLLTTTTTSSTTTITTGGSRRKGEGEPAAAAPAPPAKGKPEPAPRTSPPKEARLLKEDIQHARKVAQSQQQQQQQQQQQQQQQEAGGSHPLLQHSEHRFEAEYGTGPPVVPAPPDKLPHYLYPETPPIVSRDNKVQIKIVDQSAAATAAPGAKSNGAGGGGGGGTSTKNAKTLNVSTLEDDHDSGIAMNSLLHTKGKRNKIADKKSIFTIAYDDVRIRQIRSESDTPPFS
- the LOC120952083 gene encoding uveal autoantigen with coiled-coil domains and ankyrin repeats translates to MDRLKAENEELRQELYTVKKKLQVAKQISTDLSDELEQQVAKSNRQLEQMRTEHATQLKAQEAQIEQLSKELAAQRSEPPQQCPPADGPVPEHIEETLRMVQEKSLRAKQDWEEDELQYQSEIVQLQQKLTTADRKLTGALTNIAELSEEIELLREQLASKKGNLEIKAQEAEELRDLLEATQQQNGMLAAELAGLRSNSNSALEKGNSLFREVADQRKQLMHRYTQLKQRFFQLKSEHEDCPREIRTLRMAQRESQTQYERCVKLVRSAEYYNVQALHEQIKDLTEQLARADRRVRHLEHEMASNSFAWVNVLVEYYTKEMDTLKSSLYSYQHKHRQAMDMQEDAVKEAWKWRLEAQRMRLKMLQIEVPPAPADMTEGAGSPTSDTTLVPPAPADMTEGAGSPTSDTTLVPQREVPDRDEQREGSPKDTVAPETVSEENKSHDVTVICNEKADESGAKTITTTTTKPPMKEEVAGAMPLQERNVNQLVMKIVPFKCYKLSDLIAKQKEETDNVSPPEAKHAAGEGVDGGK